In the Brienomyrus brachyistius isolate T26 chromosome 20, BBRACH_0.4, whole genome shotgun sequence genome, one interval contains:
- the mmp21 gene encoding matrix metallopeptidase-21 isoform X2, translating into MQLTEACKIFHTRDRSDVELHAPHHAELIVDTDTARQFLSKYGFLKSLRLDESQSEEADYSPGGERLHTRIQEGRAASRAGIESDVGVDTPDFISGLRQFQVTSGLPETGVFDDATKAAMNKPRCGVPDRVSPTASSVKDNSSGSAPADPLASNATINVTDNQSDQSPKPASAREKRHLLTLLSKRRPKPEAGNLRQIAFSKQLLKWRLFGEGYSSQLSIDDQRYIFKLAFRMWSEVSPLEFIEDTLSPLAEIDIRLGFGTGRHLGCTQAFDGAGQEFAHAWFLGDIHFDDDEHFTAPNTGYGISLLKVAVHEIGHVLGLPHIFRSGSIMQPSYLPQDTGFEIDWLDRKAIQKLYGGCRGRFSTVFDWIRKERSPYGEVVVRFNTYFMRGGWYWMYENRSNRTRYGDPVAVQVGWHGVPSNGVDAYVHVWTWTTDAAYFFKGTQYWRYDSENDQAFTEDSEGRRYPRLISEGFPGVPSPIDTAFYDRRDFLIYFFKGMDVYTFHVGTHAVASGYPKKIKEAFPALVPGDHPEGHLDAAYFSYTHNAVFLLKGTRFWRVLGTREQRLKPSLPRNSLLPGKEVDQQWFDICDVHKTNLKMVG; encoded by the exons ATGCAATTAACGGAGGCCTGCAAA ATATTTCACACCAGAGACCGTTCCGATGTTGAGCTGCACGCTCCGCACCACGCCGAGCTCATAGTTGACACAGATACTGCACGG CAATTTCTGTCGAAGTATGGCTTTCTGAAGTCACTCAGACTGGACGAAAGCCAATCTGAAGAAGCAGACTATAGCCCAGGTGGAGAGCGGCTTCACACGCGTATTCAGGAAGGACGCGCTGCATCTCGGGCGGGGATTGAGAGCGATGTTGGTGTCGACACCCCAGACTTCATCTCAGGCCTCAGACAGTTCCAGGTCACGTCTGGCCTTCCAGAAACGGGCGTTTTTGATGATGCTACCAAAGCTGCAATGAACAAGCCAAGGTGTGGAGTCCCAGACAGGGTATCTCCCACTGCTTCATCTGTGAAAGACAATTCCTCAGGCTCAGCACCCGCTGACCCCTTAGCCAGTAATGCTACAATCAACGTCACAGATAACCAAAGTGACCAGTCTCCAAAGCCGGCCAGCGCCCGAGAGAAGAGGCATCTCCTAACCCTTCTGTCCAAGAGGAGGCCAAAACCGGAGGCCGGCAACCTCAGGCAGATAGCCTTCTCCAAGCAGCTGCTGAAATGGAGACTGTTTGGAGAAGGTTACAGCAGCCAGCTGTCCATCGACGACCAGAGGTACATCTTCAAGCTGGCCTTCCGGATGTGGAGTGAAGTATCTCCTCTAGAGTTCATAGAGGACACGCTTTCACCCCTGGCTGAGATTGACATCAGGCTTGGGTTTGGGACTG GAAGACACTTGGGTTGTACTCAGGCTTTCGATGGCGCTGGGCAGGAGTTCGCTCACGCGTGGTTTCTGGGCGATATTCACTTTGACGACGACGAACACTTCACCGCTCCCAACACCGGCTATGGAATCAGCCTTTTGAAG GTGGCCGTGCATGAGATCGGCCATGTTCTGGGTCTGCCGCACATCTTCCGGTCAGGCTCCATCATGCAGCCCAGCTACCTGCCACAGGACACCGGGTTCGAGATCGACTGGCTGGACAGGAAAGCTATTCAGAAGCTTTATG GTGGGTGTAGAGGGCGCTTCAGCACAGTGTTCGACTGGATCAGGAAAGAGCGGAGCCCGTATGGTGAGGTCGTGGTCCGATTCAACACCTACTTCATGCGGGGCGGCTGGTACTGGATGTATGAGAACCGGAGTAATAGAACCCGGTACGGAGACCCGGTGGCGGTACAGGTGGGATGGCACGGTGTCCCTAGCAACGGCGTGGACGCCTATGTGCACGTGTGGACATGGACCACCGATGCTGCCTACTTTTTTAAAG GTACTCAGTACTGGAGGTACGACAGTGAAAACGACCAGGCGTTTACTGAGGACTCTGAGGGCCGCAGGTACCCACGGCTCATCTCCGAGGGCTTCCCTGGCGTACCCAGCCCCATTGACACCGCCTTCTATGACAGGAGGGACTTCCTAATCTATTTCTTCAAGGGCATGGAT GTTTACACCTTTCACGTGGGGACACACGCCGTGGCTAGCGGCTACCCAAAGAAGATCAAGGAGGCTTTCCCTGCCTTGGTGCCTGGTGACCACCCAGAGGGCCACTTGGATGCAGCCTACTTCTCTTACACCCATAATGCCGTTTTCCTGCTGAAGGGCACACGCTTCTGGAGGGTCTTGGGCACCCGGGAACAGAGGCTCAAGCCCTCTCTCCCCCGAAATAGCCTGCTGCCAGGCAAGGAGGTGGACCAGCAGTGGTTCGACATCTGCGATGTGCACAAAACTAACCTGAAGATGGTGGGCTGA
- the mmp21 gene encoding matrix metallopeptidase-21 isoform X1, which yields MLIWTQLTAIFLLTDFFTVHTEKIFHTRDRSDVELHAPHHAELIVDTDTARQFLSKYGFLKSLRLDESQSEEADYSPGGERLHTRIQEGRAASRAGIESDVGVDTPDFISGLRQFQVTSGLPETGVFDDATKAAMNKPRCGVPDRVSPTASSVKDNSSGSAPADPLASNATINVTDNQSDQSPKPASAREKRHLLTLLSKRRPKPEAGNLRQIAFSKQLLKWRLFGEGYSSQLSIDDQRYIFKLAFRMWSEVSPLEFIEDTLSPLAEIDIRLGFGTGRHLGCTQAFDGAGQEFAHAWFLGDIHFDDDEHFTAPNTGYGISLLKVAVHEIGHVLGLPHIFRSGSIMQPSYLPQDTGFEIDWLDRKAIQKLYGGCRGRFSTVFDWIRKERSPYGEVVVRFNTYFMRGGWYWMYENRSNRTRYGDPVAVQVGWHGVPSNGVDAYVHVWTWTTDAAYFFKGTQYWRYDSENDQAFTEDSEGRRYPRLISEGFPGVPSPIDTAFYDRRDFLIYFFKGMDVYTFHVGTHAVASGYPKKIKEAFPALVPGDHPEGHLDAAYFSYTHNAVFLLKGTRFWRVLGTREQRLKPSLPRNSLLPGKEVDQQWFDICDVHKTNLKMVG from the exons ATGCTGATCTGGACCCAGCTGACTGCAATCTTCCTATTGACGGACTTCTTTACTGTTCATACCGAGAAGATATTTCACACCAGAGACCGTTCCGATGTTGAGCTGCACGCTCCGCACCACGCCGAGCTCATAGTTGACACAGATACTGCACGG CAATTTCTGTCGAAGTATGGCTTTCTGAAGTCACTCAGACTGGACGAAAGCCAATCTGAAGAAGCAGACTATAGCCCAGGTGGAGAGCGGCTTCACACGCGTATTCAGGAAGGACGCGCTGCATCTCGGGCGGGGATTGAGAGCGATGTTGGTGTCGACACCCCAGACTTCATCTCAGGCCTCAGACAGTTCCAGGTCACGTCTGGCCTTCCAGAAACGGGCGTTTTTGATGATGCTACCAAAGCTGCAATGAACAAGCCAAGGTGTGGAGTCCCAGACAGGGTATCTCCCACTGCTTCATCTGTGAAAGACAATTCCTCAGGCTCAGCACCCGCTGACCCCTTAGCCAGTAATGCTACAATCAACGTCACAGATAACCAAAGTGACCAGTCTCCAAAGCCGGCCAGCGCCCGAGAGAAGAGGCATCTCCTAACCCTTCTGTCCAAGAGGAGGCCAAAACCGGAGGCCGGCAACCTCAGGCAGATAGCCTTCTCCAAGCAGCTGCTGAAATGGAGACTGTTTGGAGAAGGTTACAGCAGCCAGCTGTCCATCGACGACCAGAGGTACATCTTCAAGCTGGCCTTCCGGATGTGGAGTGAAGTATCTCCTCTAGAGTTCATAGAGGACACGCTTTCACCCCTGGCTGAGATTGACATCAGGCTTGGGTTTGGGACTG GAAGACACTTGGGTTGTACTCAGGCTTTCGATGGCGCTGGGCAGGAGTTCGCTCACGCGTGGTTTCTGGGCGATATTCACTTTGACGACGACGAACACTTCACCGCTCCCAACACCGGCTATGGAATCAGCCTTTTGAAG GTGGCCGTGCATGAGATCGGCCATGTTCTGGGTCTGCCGCACATCTTCCGGTCAGGCTCCATCATGCAGCCCAGCTACCTGCCACAGGACACCGGGTTCGAGATCGACTGGCTGGACAGGAAAGCTATTCAGAAGCTTTATG GTGGGTGTAGAGGGCGCTTCAGCACAGTGTTCGACTGGATCAGGAAAGAGCGGAGCCCGTATGGTGAGGTCGTGGTCCGATTCAACACCTACTTCATGCGGGGCGGCTGGTACTGGATGTATGAGAACCGGAGTAATAGAACCCGGTACGGAGACCCGGTGGCGGTACAGGTGGGATGGCACGGTGTCCCTAGCAACGGCGTGGACGCCTATGTGCACGTGTGGACATGGACCACCGATGCTGCCTACTTTTTTAAAG GTACTCAGTACTGGAGGTACGACAGTGAAAACGACCAGGCGTTTACTGAGGACTCTGAGGGCCGCAGGTACCCACGGCTCATCTCCGAGGGCTTCCCTGGCGTACCCAGCCCCATTGACACCGCCTTCTATGACAGGAGGGACTTCCTAATCTATTTCTTCAAGGGCATGGAT GTTTACACCTTTCACGTGGGGACACACGCCGTGGCTAGCGGCTACCCAAAGAAGATCAAGGAGGCTTTCCCTGCCTTGGTGCCTGGTGACCACCCAGAGGGCCACTTGGATGCAGCCTACTTCTCTTACACCCATAATGCCGTTTTCCTGCTGAAGGGCACACGCTTCTGGAGGGTCTTGGGCACCCGGGAACAGAGGCTCAAGCCCTCTCTCCCCCGAAATAGCCTGCTGCCAGGCAAGGAGGTGGACCAGCAGTGGTTCGACATCTGCGATGTGCACAAAACTAACCTGAAGATGGTGGGCTGA